A single genomic interval of Acidovorax sp. 1608163 harbors:
- the yiaY gene encoding L-threonine dehydrogenase, whose product MTSTFFMPSVNIMGAGCLQEAMAALKGHGFRKALIVTDAVLSKLGVAARIQAQLAGQQIASVVFDGTQPNPTVGNVRAGLAQLKAEQCDFVISLGGGSPHDCAKGIALCATNGGEIADYEGVDRSAKPQLPLVAINTTAGTASEMTRFCIITDETRHIKMAIVDRNVTPILSVNDPELMLAKPKGLTAATGMDALTHAVEAYVSTAATPITDACALKAVELIARNLRTAVAQGDNLPAREQMAYAQFLAGMAFNNASLGYVHAMAHQLGGFYDLPHGVCNALLLPHVEAFNVPTSAARLRDVAHAMGVEVQGLGAEAGAQACLTAIRQLALDIGIPKCLSDLGVKEADIPLLATNALKDACGLTNPRTATQADIEGIFRGAMTA is encoded by the coding sequence ATGACCAGTACGTTCTTCATGCCCAGTGTCAACATCATGGGCGCAGGCTGCCTGCAAGAGGCCATGGCGGCCCTGAAAGGCCATGGCTTTCGCAAGGCGCTGATCGTTACCGACGCCGTGCTCAGCAAGCTCGGCGTGGCGGCGCGCATCCAGGCCCAGCTGGCCGGGCAGCAGATTGCCTCGGTGGTGTTTGACGGCACGCAGCCCAACCCCACGGTGGGCAATGTGCGCGCCGGGCTGGCGCAGCTCAAGGCCGAGCAGTGCGACTTCGTGATCTCTTTGGGCGGCGGCTCGCCCCACGACTGCGCCAAGGGCATTGCCCTGTGCGCCACCAACGGCGGCGAGATTGCCGACTACGAAGGCGTGGACCGCTCTGCCAAGCCGCAACTGCCTCTGGTGGCCATCAACACCACGGCGGGCACCGCCAGCGAGATGACGCGCTTTTGCATCATCACCGACGAGACGCGCCACATCAAGATGGCCATCGTGGACCGCAACGTCACGCCCATCCTGTCCGTCAACGACCCCGAGCTGATGCTGGCCAAGCCCAAGGGCCTGACCGCCGCCACCGGCATGGATGCGTTGACCCACGCGGTGGAGGCCTACGTGTCCACCGCCGCCACGCCCATCACCGATGCCTGCGCCTTGAAGGCGGTAGAGCTGATTGCCCGCAACCTGCGCACCGCTGTGGCCCAGGGGGACAACCTGCCCGCCCGCGAGCAGATGGCGTATGCGCAGTTCCTGGCGGGCATGGCGTTCAACAACGCATCGCTGGGCTATGTGCATGCCATGGCGCACCAGCTGGGCGGCTTTTATGACCTGCCACACGGCGTGTGCAATGCGCTGCTGCTGCCGCATGTGGAGGCGTTCAACGTGCCCACATCGGCCGCACGCCTGCGCGACGTGGCGCATGCCATGGGCGTGGAGGTGCAGGGGCTGGGCGCCGAAGCGGGCGCACAGGCCTGCCTGACCGCCATCCGCCAGCTGGCGCTGGACATTGGCATCCCCAAGTGCCTGAGCGACCTGGGCGTGAAGGAGGCAGACATTCCGCTGCTGGCCACCAACGCGCTCAAGGATGCGTGCGGCCTGACCAACCCGCGCACGGCCACGCAGGCCGACATCGAAGGCATCTTCCGCGGGGCCATGACGGCCTGA
- a CDS encoding aldehyde dehydrogenase family protein, whose translation MTVYAAPGAAGAKIAYKSQYNNFIGGKFVAPVKGQYFDVISPVNGKVYTQAARSTAEDIELALDAAHAAADAWGKTDAATRGNILLKIADRIEQNLELLAYAETVDNGKAIRETLNADIPLTVDHFRYFAGCVRAQEGALSNIDENTVAYHIQEPLGVVGQIIPWNFPILMAAWKLAPAIGAGNCVVLKPAESTPISILILAELIADLLPPGVLNIVNGFGREAGMPLATSKRIAKIAFTGSTSTGRVIAQAAANNLIPATLELGGKSPNIFFADIMDKDDAFLDKAIEGLVLFAFNQGEVCTCPSRAIIQESIYDQFMERVLKRVAAIKHQNPLDTDSMMGAQASKEQLTKILSYLDLGKQEGAEVLAGGGQAHLGGDLEGGYYVQPTLFKGHNKMRIFQEEIFGPVLAVTTFKDEAEALQIANDTLYGLGAGVWSRNGNVAYRMGRAIKAGRVWTNCYHAYPAHAAFGGYKESGIGRETHKMMLDHYQQTKNLLVSYSENKLGFF comes from the coding sequence ATGACCGTTTACGCAGCCCCCGGCGCCGCTGGCGCCAAGATCGCCTACAAGTCCCAGTACAACAACTTCATCGGCGGCAAGTTCGTGGCCCCGGTCAAGGGCCAGTACTTTGATGTGATCTCGCCGGTCAACGGCAAGGTCTACACCCAGGCCGCCCGCTCCACCGCCGAAGACATCGAACTGGCACTGGACGCCGCCCACGCCGCGGCCGATGCCTGGGGCAAGACCGACGCCGCCACACGCGGCAACATCCTGCTGAAAATTGCCGACCGCATCGAGCAAAACCTGGAGCTGCTGGCCTATGCCGAAACCGTGGACAACGGCAAGGCCATCCGCGAGACGCTGAACGCCGACATCCCGCTCACGGTGGACCACTTCCGCTACTTTGCGGGCTGCGTGCGGGCGCAAGAAGGGGCTCTATCCAACATCGACGAGAACACCGTGGCGTACCACATCCAGGAGCCGCTGGGTGTGGTGGGCCAGATCATTCCGTGGAACTTCCCCATCCTGATGGCGGCCTGGAAGCTGGCCCCTGCGATCGGTGCGGGCAACTGCGTGGTGCTCAAGCCTGCAGAGTCCACGCCCATTTCCATCCTCATCCTGGCCGAGCTGATTGCCGACCTGCTGCCGCCCGGTGTGCTCAACATCGTCAACGGCTTTGGCCGCGAGGCGGGCATGCCGCTGGCCACGAGCAAGCGCATTGCCAAGATTGCGTTCACCGGATCGACCAGCACCGGCCGCGTGATTGCACAGGCCGCCGCCAACAACCTGATTCCTGCCACGCTGGAGCTGGGTGGCAAGAGCCCCAACATCTTCTTTGCCGACATCATGGACAAAGACGATGCGTTTCTGGACAAGGCCATCGAAGGCCTGGTGCTGTTTGCGTTCAACCAGGGCGAGGTCTGCACCTGCCCCAGCCGCGCCATCATTCAAGAATCGATCTACGACCAATTCATGGAGCGTGTCTTGAAGCGCGTGGCCGCCATCAAGCACCAGAACCCGCTCGACACCGACAGCATGATGGGCGCGCAGGCCAGCAAGGAACAGCTCACCAAGATCCTGAGTTACCTGGACCTGGGCAAGCAAGAAGGCGCCGAAGTGCTGGCCGGTGGCGGCCAGGCCCACCTGGGCGGCGACCTGGAAGGCGGCTACTACGTGCAGCCCACGCTGTTCAAGGGCCACAACAAGATGCGCATCTTCCAGGAAGAAATCTTCGGCCCCGTGCTGGCCGTCACCACCTTCAAGGACGAGGCCGAAGCCCTGCAGATCGCCAACGACACGCTGTACGGCCTGGGCGCGGGCGTGTGGAGCCGCAACGGCAACGTGGCCTACCGCATGGGCCGCGCCATCAAGGCCGGGCGCGTGTGGACCAACTGCTACCACGCCTACCCGGCGCACGCAGCGTTTGGCGGCTACAAGGAATCGGGCATTGGCCGCGAGACCCACAAGATGATGCTGGACCACTACCAGCAGACCAAGAACCTCTTGGTGAGCTACAGCGAGAACAAGCTGGGCTTCTTTTGA